In Cryptococcus gattii WM276 chromosome A, complete sequence, one genomic interval encodes:
- a CDS encoding isocitrate dehydrogenase, putative (Similar to TIGR gene model, INSD accession AAW41018.1) produces MFARSASKNVVSSLRSVQAPVGVRYYASAFNSSTPTSAFAGKKGADGNYTVTLIPGDGIGPEIADSVKKIFKAAQVPIVWEEVDVTPILKDGKTVIPDDAIRSIKKNTVALKGPLATPIGKGHVSLNLTLRRTFSLFANVRPCVSIKGYKTPYDNVNTVLIRENTEGEYSGIEHEIVDGVVQSIKLITREASERVARYAFHYASESGRNKVTAVHKANIMKMSDGMFLTACRDVAKEYPSIAYDEDLLDRVCLRIASDPSPFADRVMVMPNLYGDILSDLSAGLIGGLGLTPSGNIGKDASIFEAVHGSAPDIEGKGLANPTALLLSSLMMLRHMGLNELADKIEKAALSTIAEGKAITRDLGGKAGTKEYTDAILSKL; encoded by the exons ATGTTCGCCCGATCAGCCTCTAAGAACGTCGTCTCTTCTCTCCGCTCTGTCCAG GCTCCTGTCGGTGTGAGGTACTATGCCTCTGCCTTCAACTCTTCTACCCCCACTTCTGCCTTCGctgggaagaagggtgCCGAC GGCAACTACACCGTCACCCTCATCCCCGGTGATGGTATTGGCCCTGAAATTGCCGACAGTGTCAAGAAAATCTTTAAGGCTGCCCAG GTTCCCATTGTCTGGGAAGAGGTTGACGTGACGCCTATTCTTAAGGACGGTAAGACCGTCATCCCTGACGATGCCATCAGGAGTATCAAGAAGAACACTGTTGCCCTCAAGGGTCCTCTCGCTACTCCTA TCGGCAAGGGTCACGTTTCTCTTAACCTTACACTTCGACGAaccttctctctcttcgCCAACGTACGACCTTGTGTTTCAATTAAGGGTTACAAGACCCCTTACGACAATGTCAACACTGTTTTGATAAGGGAGAACACCGAAGGAGAGTACTCAGGTATCGAGCACGAA ATTGTCGATGGCGTCGTTCAGTCTATTAAGCTTATCACTCGAGAGGCCTCTGAAC GCGTCGCCCGATACGCCTTCCACTACGCTTCTGAGAGCGGCAGGAACAAGGTTACTGCCGTCCACAAGGCTAACATCAT GAAAATGTCCGACGGAATGTTCCTTACCGCCTGTAGGGACGTTGCCAAGGAGTATCCTAGCATCGCTTACGACGAGGATCTCCTCGACCGCGTTTGCTTGAGG ATTGCTTCTGACCCCTCTCCTTTCGCCGACCGAGTTATGGTCATGCCTAACTT GTACGGTGACATTCTTTCCGATTTGTCTGCTGGTCTTATCGGTGGACTTGGTCTTACTCCCTCTGGTAACATCGGCAAG GACGCCTCCATCTTCGAGGCCGTTCACGGTTCTGCCCCTGACATTGAGGGCAAGGGCCTTGCCAACCCCACTgctctcctcctctcctctttgATGATGCTCCG ACACATGGGTCTTAATGAGCTCGCTGACAAGATCGAGAAGGCTGCTCTTTCT ACAATTGCCGAGGGCAAGGCTATCACTCGAGACCTCGGTGGTAAGGCCGGTACCAAGGAGTACACTGATGCTATCCTCTCCAAGCTTTAA